One genomic segment of Pelotomaculum isophthalicicum JI includes these proteins:
- a CDS encoding transposase translates to MVEPFESAIALLCTIPGVDRTSAVAIISEIGIDMSQFSSAKRLCCWAGLTPGNNQSAGKKKSVRITRAGVYLKPALVQAAHAAVKSNSSAYYHIKYERIAKRRGKKRAIIAIARMMLTAAFHMLQTGEIFNPSDLFQVDMPIELRNKQKEKALRQAAKLLIAQGVVSPEHIKLPA, encoded by the coding sequence TTGGTTGAACCCTTTGAAAGCGCCATTGCCCTGCTCTGTACCATTCCCGGAGTTGACCGCACCTCCGCCGTTGCGATCATCTCCGAGATTGGTATTGATATGTCCCAGTTCTCATCCGCGAAACGCTTGTGCTGCTGGGCGGGACTAACGCCCGGCAACAACCAATCCGCAGGCAAAAAGAAGTCGGTTCGCATCACGAGGGCCGGTGTTTATCTCAAGCCCGCGCTCGTGCAAGCTGCCCATGCCGCTGTGAAATCGAATTCTTCCGCTTATTACCACATCAAATATGAGCGGATTGCCAAGCGCCGTGGCAAGAAACGAGCCATTATCGCCATTGCCAGGATGATGCTCACCGCCGCTTTTCACATGCTCCAAACCGGTGAGATCTTCAATCCCTCCGACCTTTTTCAGGTCGACATGCCGATAGAGCTTCGCAATAAGCAAAAGGAGAAAGCTTTGAGGCAAGCTGCCAAACTCTTGATTGCCCAAGGCGTCGTAAGCCCCGAGCATATCAAGCTGCCCGCTTAA
- a CDS encoding DUF6550 family protein, with translation MKNIQDKTKKRLSIAGLGIVCVALVIAISFQFKTEKPTNDGVTPSTAAGQVNPSAHEGDEVVIPANKPTDDTAAQTDQPVQNLQPEVTKPAEPTAAQKTDPSQKPSGEKVDNVQAVDHDSVKKPNTTQTGEPKGGERKDGQVYLPGFGWVPETRGSGTTVDGDGDINKQVGTMD, from the coding sequence ATGAAGAATATCCAGGACAAGACAAAGAAACGGCTTTCCATCGCCGGACTCGGCATTGTGTGTGTAGCGCTGGTTATAGCGATATCCTTTCAATTTAAAACGGAAAAGCCAACGAACGACGGGGTCACTCCGTCTACCGCTGCCGGCCAGGTCAACCCAAGCGCCCATGAGGGCGACGAAGTGGTCATTCCGGCTAATAAACCGACCGATGACACGGCCGCGCAGACCGATCAACCGGTACAGAACCTGCAGCCGGAAGTGACCAAACCGGCGGAACCCACCGCAGCCCAAAAGACCGATCCCAGCCAAAAGCCTAGCGGGGAAAAGGTTGATAATGTGCAAGCGGTAGATCACGACAGTGTAAAAAAACCGAATACGACGCAGACCGGTGAGCCGAAGGGTGGCGAGAGAAAAGACGGCCAGGTTTATCTCCCCGGCTTCGGCTGGGTGCCCGAAACACGCGGTTCGGGCACAACAGTAGACGGTGACGGTGATATCAACAAACAGGTTGGGACTATGGATTAG